The following coding sequences are from one Streptomyces angustmyceticus window:
- a CDS encoding ribonucleotide-diphosphate reductase subunit beta — translation MTTENDTAAAAHTATTGEKNLLDPGFELTLRPMRYPEFYDRYRDAIKNTWTVEEVDLHSDVADLAKLSPGEQHMIGRLVAFFATGDSIVSNNLVLTLYKHINSPEARLYLSRQLFEEAVHVQFYLTLLDTYLPDPDDRAAAFAAVENIPSIREKAQFCFRWMDSVEKIDRLESKADRRRFLLNLICFAACIEGLFFYGAFAYVYWFRSRGLLHGLATGTNWVFRDESMHMEFAFSVVDTVREEEPDLFDDKLEQQVTDMLKEAVEAELQFGRDLCGDGLPGMNTDSMREYLQCVADQRLQRLGFAPVYGSENPFSFMELQNVQELTNFFERRASAYQVAVEGSVSFDDDF, via the coding sequence ATGACTACCGAGAACGACACCGCGGCAGCCGCGCACACCGCCACCACCGGCGAGAAGAACCTGCTCGACCCGGGCTTCGAGCTGACGCTGCGCCCCATGCGGTACCCGGAGTTCTACGACCGCTACCGCGACGCGATCAAGAACACCTGGACCGTGGAGGAGGTCGACCTCCACTCCGACGTCGCCGACCTCGCCAAGCTCTCGCCGGGCGAGCAGCACATGATCGGCCGGCTGGTGGCGTTCTTCGCGACCGGCGACTCGATCGTCTCCAACAACCTGGTGCTGACGCTCTACAAGCACATCAACTCCCCCGAGGCGCGGCTCTACCTGAGCCGGCAGCTCTTCGAGGAGGCCGTGCACGTCCAGTTCTATCTGACGCTGCTGGACACCTACCTCCCCGACCCGGACGACCGTGCCGCGGCCTTCGCGGCCGTGGAGAACATCCCGTCCATCCGGGAGAAGGCCCAGTTCTGCTTCCGGTGGATGGACTCGGTCGAGAAGATCGACCGGCTGGAGTCCAAGGCGGACCGGCGCCGCTTCCTGCTGAACCTGATCTGCTTCGCGGCCTGCATCGAGGGGCTGTTCTTCTACGGCGCCTTCGCGTACGTGTACTGGTTCCGCTCGCGGGGCCTGCTGCACGGCCTGGCCACCGGCACCAACTGGGTGTTCCGCGACGAGTCCATGCACATGGAGTTCGCGTTCTCGGTGGTGGACACCGTCCGCGAGGAGGAGCCCGACCTCTTCGACGACAAGCTGGAGCAGCAGGTCACGGACATGCTCAAGGAGGCCGTCGAGGCGGAGCTGCAGTTCGGCCGCGACCTGTGCGGTGACGGCCTGCCGGGCATGAACACCGACTCGATGCGCGAGTACCTGCAGTGCGTCGCCGACCAGCGGCTGCAGCGGCTCGGCTTCGCGCCGGTCTACGGCTCGGAGAACCCGTTCTCCTTCATGGAGCTGCAGAACGTCCAGGAGCTGACCAACTTCTTCGAGCGCCGGGCGTCCGCCTACCAGGTCGCCGTGGAGGGTTCGGTCTCCTTCGACGACGACTTCTAG
- a CDS encoding transglycosylase domain-containing protein, with the protein MKGTKGRRRFIDYPRQGRSGLRRWLPSWRQWLSAVALCLGGLAGLFAVVYAKIDVPDENELAGQEGTVYYWADGSQMVSVGAVNRQNVTLDKVPDSVENSVIAAENATFYSDAGVSLQGIGRALVNMVSGQETQGGSTITQQYVKNTYLSQDQTVTRKVKEFIISLKVSNQKSKQEILRGYLNTSWFGRGSYGIQAAAHAYYGIDAKDLDPSQGALLAALLKGSEQYDPGLSEANHRRAVARWKWILDRQVDTGKMSEKERAKYRTFPEPRGLSKPTSQAGQTGYLVDVANKFIKADTGLTDKDLARGGYRIHTTFDKQRTQRLEKAVRDVRRDTLDAKRRAADNYVEVGAASVRPKDGAIVALYGGADATRHFSNNADTSAVPAGSAFKPFVLAAALQRPDGATAEPPQQAADAKSGADDLGGALMKAESQPFVRAGQRIGLERIRDLAVSAGLRKESMARLEQTFPLGTSAPSAIRMASAYTTFANGGLHSDPYAVSGMTHHGSIVPGFDRPEPVQVLDAGVAQQVSSSLEVVGWRTLGMPGGTPFQRPVAAGRTEPGDRMKSAWFIGSAPAPGPDLGAAAGAGAGSAVRPDRVPGAADGNEPTTAVTMFRNKPGAPDLLPMQGVGGSGTGLGTSIPPKIWRAYQQGS; encoded by the coding sequence ATGAAGGGCACGAAGGGGCGTCGTCGGTTCATCGACTATCCGCGTCAGGGACGCAGCGGCCTGCGCCGTTGGCTGCCGTCATGGAGACAGTGGCTGAGCGCCGTCGCGCTCTGCCTGGGCGGCCTGGCGGGGCTGTTCGCCGTGGTCTACGCGAAGATCGATGTGCCGGACGAGAACGAACTGGCCGGCCAGGAGGGCACCGTCTACTACTGGGCGGACGGCAGCCAGATGGTGAGCGTGGGCGCCGTCAACCGGCAGAACGTCACCCTCGACAAGGTGCCCGACTCCGTCGAGAACTCCGTGATCGCCGCGGAGAACGCCACCTTCTACAGCGACGCCGGCGTCTCCCTCCAGGGCATCGGCCGCGCGCTGGTCAACATGGTCTCCGGCCAGGAGACCCAGGGCGGCTCCACCATCACCCAGCAGTATGTGAAGAACACCTACCTCTCGCAGGACCAGACGGTCACCCGCAAGGTGAAGGAATTCATCATCTCGCTGAAGGTGAGCAACCAGAAGTCCAAGCAGGAGATCCTGCGCGGCTACCTCAACACCAGCTGGTTCGGCCGCGGTTCCTACGGCATCCAGGCCGCCGCGCACGCCTACTACGGCATCGACGCCAAGGACCTCGACCCCAGCCAGGGCGCCCTGCTGGCCGCCCTGCTGAAGGGCTCGGAGCAGTACGACCCGGGGCTGAGCGAGGCCAATCACCGGCGGGCCGTGGCCCGGTGGAAGTGGATCCTCGACCGGCAGGTCGACACCGGGAAGATGAGCGAAAAGGAGCGGGCGAAGTACCGCACCTTCCCCGAGCCCCGGGGCCTGTCCAAGCCCACCAGCCAGGCCGGCCAGACCGGCTATCTCGTCGATGTCGCCAACAAGTTCATCAAGGCGGACACCGGCCTGACCGACAAGGACCTGGCCCGCGGCGGGTACCGCATCCACACCACCTTCGACAAGCAGCGCACCCAGCGGCTGGAGAAGGCCGTGCGGGACGTCCGCCGGGACACCCTCGACGCGAAGCGCCGCGCGGCCGACAACTATGTGGAGGTCGGCGCGGCCTCCGTGCGCCCCAAGGACGGGGCGATCGTCGCGCTCTACGGCGGCGCGGACGCCACCCGGCACTTCAGCAACAACGCGGACACCTCCGCGGTCCCGGCCGGGTCGGCCTTCAAGCCGTTCGTGCTGGCGGCCGCGCTCCAGCGCCCTGACGGCGCGACCGCGGAGCCCCCTCAGCAGGCGGCCGACGCGAAGAGCGGCGCGGACGACCTGGGCGGGGCGCTGATGAAGGCCGAGAGCCAGCCGTTCGTCCGGGCCGGTCAGCGCATCGGGCTGGAGCGCATCCGGGACCTGGCGGTGTCGGCGGGGCTGCGCAAGGAGAGCATGGCCCGCCTGGAGCAGACCTTCCCGCTGGGCACCTCGGCCCCCAGCGCGATACGGATGGCGAGCGCCTACACCACCTTCGCCAACGGCGGGCTGCACAGCGACCCGTACGCGGTGTCCGGGATGACCCACCACGGCAGCATCGTCCCCGGCTTCGACCGCCCCGAGCCCGTGCAGGTCCTCGACGCCGGGGTCGCCCAGCAGGTGTCCAGCTCCCTGGAGGTGGTCGGCTGGCGCACCCTGGGGATGCCGGGCGGCACGCCGTTCCAGCGTCCGGTCGCGGCCGGCCGCACGGAGCCGGGCGACCGGATGAAGTCCGCGTGGTTCATCGGCAGCGCGCCGGCCCCCGGACCCGACCTGGGTGCCGCGGCGGGCGCCGGGGCGGGCAGCGCGGTGCGCCCCGACCGGGTGCCCGGGGCCGCCGACGGGAACGAGCCGACCACCGCCGTGACCATGTTCCGCAACAAGCCGGGAGCGCCCGACCTGCTGCCGATGCAGGGCGTCGGCGGTTCCGGCACCGGGCTGGGGACCAGCATCCCGCCGAAGATCTGGCGGGCCTACCAGCAGGGATCGTGA
- the def gene encoding peptide deformylase: protein MAQQPVFDQDGDQRVDEAFIDDVTDAEERETAHRERGTSRPITVVGNPVLHKECKDVTEFDDELGRLIDDMFASQRTAEGVGLAANQIGVDRKVFVYDCPDDQGVRHVGAICNPVLDELPAERRILDDSNEGCLSVPGAYASLARPDYAVVRGQNAQGEPIAIEGTGYFARCLQHETDHLNGYLYIDRLSKRDRKDALKQMAELEPRYPVVAND from the coding sequence ATGGCCCAGCAGCCTGTGTTTGATCAAGACGGTGACCAGCGCGTGGACGAAGCATTCATCGACGACGTCACGGACGCGGAGGAGCGGGAGACCGCCCATCGGGAGCGCGGCACCTCGCGGCCGATCACGGTCGTCGGCAACCCCGTGCTCCACAAGGAGTGCAAGGACGTCACGGAGTTCGACGACGAGCTCGGCCGGCTCATCGACGACATGTTCGCCAGCCAGCGCACCGCCGAGGGCGTGGGCCTGGCCGCGAACCAGATCGGGGTGGACCGGAAGGTCTTCGTCTACGACTGCCCGGACGACCAGGGCGTGCGGCACGTCGGCGCGATCTGCAACCCGGTGCTGGACGAGCTGCCGGCCGAGCGCCGGATCCTGGACGACTCCAACGAGGGCTGCCTGTCCGTGCCCGGCGCCTACGCCTCGCTGGCCCGCCCCGACTACGCCGTGGTCCGCGGGCAGAACGCCCAGGGCGAGCCGATCGCGATCGAGGGCACCGGCTACTTCGCGCGCTGCCTGCAGCACGAGACCGACCACCTCAACGGCTACCTCTACATCGACCGGCTCAGCAAGCGGGACCGCAAGGACGCCCTGAAGCAGATGGCCGAGCTGGAGCCGCGCTACCCCGTCGTCGCCAACGACTGA
- a CDS encoding tetratricopeptide repeat protein, whose protein sequence is MRIFGKVRHRPSASWRQATDRAFTLIGDGRYEDAGALLTRAADMEPWLSESWFNLALLHKFRHDWEQARAAGLRAVALLDREAGAPDWWNVGIAATALQDWPLARRAWQAYGLKVPGDGSPSGEPLGMNLGSAAVRLSPEGEAEVVWGRRLDPARIEVLSIPLPSSGRRWGEVVLHDGVPHGERTIAAGPDGTTRAYPVFDEIELWAPSPVPTWVVLLEAATEADRDALERLAADAGYAAEDWSSSVRLLCRTCSESRMPSDEGDGEHLDPHDHSEPGHPGPLGHRTAGSGSLWVPERECGIAAPSALVRGLLDGWVADSPDTREWRDLEEVC, encoded by the coding sequence GTGAGGATCTTCGGCAAGGTACGGCATCGGCCCTCCGCCTCGTGGCGTCAGGCGACCGACCGCGCTTTCACGCTGATCGGCGACGGCCGTTACGAGGACGCGGGAGCGCTGCTGACGCGCGCCGCGGACATGGAGCCGTGGCTGTCGGAGTCCTGGTTCAACCTCGCGCTGCTGCACAAGTTCCGGCACGACTGGGAGCAGGCCAGGGCCGCCGGGCTGCGCGCGGTCGCGCTGCTGGACCGCGAGGCCGGGGCGCCCGACTGGTGGAACGTCGGCATCGCCGCCACCGCCCTGCAGGACTGGCCGCTGGCCCGCCGGGCCTGGCAGGCATACGGCCTCAAGGTCCCCGGCGACGGCTCGCCGTCCGGTGAACCCCTCGGCATGAACCTGGGCAGCGCCGCCGTCCGCCTCTCCCCGGAGGGCGAGGCCGAGGTGGTCTGGGGCCGCCGGCTGGACCCGGCCCGGATCGAGGTGCTGTCGATCCCGCTGCCGTCCTCCGGGCGGCGCTGGGGCGAGGTGGTGCTGCACGACGGCGTCCCGCACGGCGAGCGGACCATCGCGGCCGGCCCCGACGGGACCACCCGGGCGTATCCGGTCTTCGACGAGATCGAGCTGTGGGCGCCCTCCCCGGTCCCCACATGGGTGGTGCTCCTGGAAGCCGCCACCGAGGCCGACCGGGACGCCCTGGAGCGGCTGGCCGCCGACGCGGGCTACGCCGCCGAGGACTGGTCGTCGTCGGTCCGGCTGCTGTGCCGTACCTGCTCGGAGAGCCGGATGCCCAGCGACGAGGGCGACGGCGAGCACCTGGACCCGCACGACCACAGTGAACCGGGCCACCCCGGGCCGCTGGGCCACCGCACGGCGGGCTCGGGCTCGCTGTGGGTGCCGGAGCGCGAATGCGGCATCGCGGCGCCGTCCGCCCTGGTCCGCGGCCTGCTGGACGGCTGGGTCGCGGACAGCCCGGACACCCGTGAGTGGCGGGATCTCGAAGAGGTCTGCTGA